One Actinomycetospora corticicola genomic window, GAGGTCGTACTGCCGCCCGATGTGCTCGGCCTGGTTGACCAGCGCGAAGTAGCCGTCCGCGCCGATCAGCGGGACCCGGTCGGTGATCGACGGCGCGACCCGGGCCGGGATGTCCTGGACGGCGAGGTCGAGGGCGTCCTTGGCCATGACGCGGTAGGTCGTGTACTTGCCGCCGGCGATCGACACCATGCCCGGCATCACCCGCGACACGGCGTGCTCGCGGGAGAGCTTCGAGGTCTCCTCGCTCTCGCCGGCGAGCAGGGGCCGCAGCCCGGCGTAGACGCCCTCGATGTCGTCGTGGGACAGCGGGGTGACCAGCACGGCGTTGATGTGCTCGAGCAGGTAGTCGATGTCGTGGCGGGTCGCCGCCGGGTGGGCGAGGTCGAGCCGCCAGGTGGTGTCGGTGGTCCCGACGATCCAGTGGTTGCGCCACGGGATGACGAACAGCACCGACTTCTCGGTCCGCAGGATCATGCCCACGTCCGACGGGATCTTGTCGCGGGCGACCAGGAAGTGCACGCCCTTCGAGGCGTTCACCTTGAACCGGCCGCGGGTGCCCGCGGCGTGCTGCATCTGGTCGGTCCACACCCCGGTGCAGTTCACGACGACGTGCGCGCGCACGTCGGTCTGCCGCCCGGTCTCGACGTCGCGGACCCGCACCCCGGCGATCCGGTCGACCTCGTGGATGAAGTCGACGACCTGGGTGGACGTGCGGACGACCGCGCCGTACTGGGCGGCGGTGCGGCCCACCATCATCGTGTGGCGGGCGTCGTCGGCCTGGGCGTCGTAGTAGCGCACCGCGCCGACGAGCGCGTCGCGCTTGAGCGCCGGCGCCATCCGCAGGGCGCCCGAGCGGGTCAGCTGCTTCTGCTTGGGCAGCGAGCTCTTGCCGCCCATCGTGTCGTAGAGCGTGATGCCGGCGGTGACGTACGGGCGCTCCCACACGTGATGGGTCAGCGGGTACAGGAACGGCACCGGCTTGATCAGGTGCGGGGCGAGCCGGGTCATGTTCAGCTCACGCTCGAACAGCGCCTCACGGACCAGCCCGAAGTCGAGCTGCTCGAGGTAGCGCAGACCGCCGTGGAAGAGCTTCGACGACCGGCTCGACGTCCCGGCCGCCAGGTCGCGCGCCTCGACGAGGGCGACCGAGAGACCACGGGTGGCGGCGTCGAGCGCGGCACCCACGCCGACCACTCCCCCGCCCACGACGACGACGTCGAACAGCTCGTTCTGCAGGCGGTCCCACGACCGCTCGCGCTCGGCCGGGCCGAGCCGGGCGGGTTCGGTGACGGCGTCCAGCGACTCGGCCTCCGGCGTGCGGGCGCCGGCCGCCGTGGGCTCGCTCGCACCGTTCTCGGCGGACTTGGCAGCCACGTCGGGCCTCCTCGTACGTTCGGTGTCAGGCCTCTGCTCCGTGCGGCGCAACAGGGGCTCACCCCGTCGTCACCTGCGGCAACGCACCCGGGGTCCCCCGCCGCGGCACCTCTCACGCTACCCGCGCGAGGGTGTCCCCGAGGGTGATCGACCCGCCGTCGGGAAAGCGCTTTCGTCCTGATCCAAGACCATAGACACATGTGACGTGCACGACTAGCGTCCGCCGCGCTCATCGACGCCGAACGGGCTGCGTCGAGGGCACGACGGGGGAGGTCGACGTGACTCCGGTCCTCAGTGGCGGCGAGATCATCCTGTGGGAGTTCCTCGGCACGGCGGTCCTGCTGCTCTTCGGCGTCGGGGTGGTCGCGAACGTGATCCTGCCCCGGTCGAACCAGGACGGGGACACGGCGCCGTGGGTGCTGATCGTCATCGGCTGGGGCGTCGGTGTCTTCGCCGGCGCGAGCATCGCCAACCCCACCGGGGGACACATCAACCCCGCCGTCACCCTCGGCCTCGCGATCGCCGGGAAGACGCCGTGGGCCGAGGTGCCCTTCTACCTGATCGGCCAGTTCCTCGGTGCGTTCGTCGGCGCGGGGCTGGCCTGGCTGCTCTACAAGCTGCAGTTCGACCACAACCGGGAGCACAACGCCGAGACGGTCGGCATCTTCGCGACCAACCCGCCGATCAAGAAGCCGATCTGGAACCTGATCAGCGAGACGATCGCGACCTTCGTGCTGCTGCTGTTCCTCCTCGAGGCGCCCTACGACTCCCCCGCGAACTACGCGGCGGTGACCGCCCTCGTCGTCGGGATCGGCGCGGCCCTCGGTGGCCCGACCGGCTACGCCATCAACCCCGCCCGTGACCTCGGGCCGCGCGCCGCGTACGCGGTCCTGCCCATCCCCGGCAAGGGCACCGCCGACTGGGGCTACTCCTGGGTGCCGATCGTCGGCCCTTTCCTCGGCGCGGCGCTCGCCGCCCTGGTGGCCCTCGTCCTGCCCGCCTCCAGCTGACACGATCGCGTCCCCCCCACCCCGAACAGGAGCAGGCTCGATGACCCAGTACGTCGCGGCGATCGACCAGGGCACCACCTCGACGCGGTGCATGATCTTCGACCACTCGGGTCGGGTCGTGGCCGTCGACCAGCTCGAGCACCAGCAGATCTTCCCGAGGGCCGGCTGGGTGGAGCACGACGCCGCCGAGATCTGGGGCAACACGCGCCAGGTCTGCGGCGGTGCGCTCGCCCGGGCCGACCTCGACGCCTCGAGCATCGCCGCCGTCGGCATCACCAACCAGCGCGAGACCACGGTCATCTGGGACAAGGCCACCGGCGAGCCGATCTACAACGCGATCGTCTGGCAGGACACCCGCACCCAGGAGATCTGCGACGAGCTCGGCGCCCTCGGCGGCGGCGCCGAGCGGTACCGCGCCAAGACCGGCCTCCCGCTGGCGACCTACTTCGCCGGCCCGAAGGCCCGCTGGATCCTCGACCACGTCGAGGGCGCCCGGGAGCGGGCGGAGCGCGGCGAGCTCGCCTTCGGGACGATGGACACCTGGGTCCTGTGGAACGCCACCGGCGGCAGCGACGGCGGCCTGCACGTCACGGACCCGACCAACGCGTCGCGCACGCTGCTGATGAACATCGACACCCTGGAGTGGGACCCGGAACTCTGCGAGGAGATCGGGGTGCCGATGGCGATGCTGCCGGAGATCCGGTCGTCGTCGGAGAGCTACGGCAACATCCGGGCCCGCGGCACGTTCCGGGACGTCCCGGTCGCCGGGATCCTCGGCGACCAGCAGGCCGCGACGTTCGGGCAGGCGTGCCTGGAGGTCGGCGAGGCCAAGAACACCTACGGCACCGGCAACTTCGTCCTGCTGAACACGGGCACGGAGAAGGTCGAGTCGAAGAACGGTCTGCTCACGACGGTCTGCTACAAGATCGGCGACCAGCCGCAGGTCTACGCCCTCGAGGGCTCGATCGCGGTCACCGGATCCCTCGTGCAGTGGCTGCGGGACAACCTCGGGATGATCTCCTCGGCCCCCGAGGTGGAGGAGCTCGCGAAGTCGGTCGACGACAACGGCGGCGCCTACATCGTCCCCGCGTTCTCCGGGCTGTTTGCCCCGTACTGGCGCTCCGACGCCCGGGGCGTGGTCGTCGGCCTCACCCGCTTCGTGAACAAGGGCCACCTGGCCCGGGCGGTCCTCGAGGCCACGGCGTTCCAGACCCGCGAGGTCATCGACGCCATGAACGCCGACTCCGGGGTGCCGCTGACCACGCTGAAGGTCGACGGCGGGATGGTCGGCAACGAGGTCCTCATGCAGTTCCAGGCCGACCTGCTCGGTGTGGAGGTGGTCCGCCCGGTGGTCTCGGAGACCACCGCGCTCGGCGCGGCCTACGCGGCCGGCCTCGCGGTCGGGTTCTGGGAGTCCGAGCAGGACATCCGGGACAACTGGGCGCAGGACAAGGTCTGGGAGCCGAACATGGACCCGAGCGAGCGCGACCGGGTCTACGCCGAGTGGAAGAAGGCGGTCACCCGCACCTTCGACTGGGCCTAGGTGGCCTGCGGCCCTGTGAGTACTTGTCCGTGCTCGAGCACGGAGAAGTACTCACAGGGCGGAGCCACCTAGTCCAGGTCGTCGTGCTGCATGAGGCGACGGCCCGCCTCGGTGACCGACCCCGAGAGCGACGGGTAGATCGAGAACGTGTGGGCGAGGTCGTCCACCGTGAGGTTGTTCTGCACGGCCATCGCGAGCGGGAGGACGAGCTCGCTGGCCACCGGCGCGACGATCACGCCGCCGATGACGACGCCGGTCGCCGGGCGACAGAAGATCTTCACGAACCCGCGGTCGAGGCCCTGCATCTTGGCGCGCGGGTTGGTGCCCAGCGGCAGCAGCACCTCGCGGGCCGCGAACTCCCCGGACTCGACCTGCTTGTGGCCGATGCCGACGGTCGCCACCTCGGGGCGGGTGAACACGGCCGAGGCGACCGTCTTGAGCCGCAGCGGGGAGACGCCCTCCCCCAGCGCGTGCCACATCGCGATGCGGCCCTGCATGGCCGCGACCGAGGCGAGGGGCAGCAGGCCCGTGCAGTCGCCCGCCGCGTACACGCCCGGCACCGAGGTGCGGGACACCCGGTCGACGGTGATGTGCCCGGTCTCGCGCAGCTCCAGGCCCACCGCGTCGCAACCGAGGTCGCCGGTGTTCGGGATGGACCCGACGGTCATCAGCGCGTGCGAGCCGGTGACCTCGCGGCCGTCGGAGAGCGTGACCCGCACGCCCTCGGCGGACGCCACCACCTTGTCGGCGCGTGAACGCGGCTCGATCGTGACGCCGCGCTCGGTGAAGACCTCCTCGAGGGTCGCCGCGGCGTCCGGGTCCTCGTGGGGCAGCACGCGGTCGCGGCTGGAGATCAACGTGACCGGCACGCCCAGCTCGGAGTAGGCCGAGACGAACTCGGCGCCGGTCACACCGGAGCCCACGACGACGAGGTGCTCGGGCAGCTCCTGGAGGTCGTAGAGCTGACGCCAGGTGAGGATGCGCTTCCCGTCGGGGACCGCGTCGGGCAGGACGCGCGGCGAGGCCCCGGTGGCGATGAGGACGACGTCGGCAGTGACGACCTCCGTCGCGCTCCCGTTCGACGGCGTGATCTCGATGTCGTGCGTGGCGCTGTTGTCCTCCGCGGCGCGGAACCGGCCCCGGCCGTCGATCACCCGCACTCCGGCGCGCTGGATGGTCGCCTTGATGTCGCCGGACTGGGCGAGCGCGAGGCCCTTGACCCGGCTGTTGACCCGGGGCAGGTCGACGACGGCCTCCTCCTCGACCTCGATGCCCATGTCGGCGTTGCGCCGGAACCCGGCCCGCACCCCGGCGGAGGCGATGAAGGTCTTCGAGGGCACGCAGTCGTAGGCGACGCAGTACCCGCCGACGCTGTCCTCCTCGACGAGGACGACGGAGGCCTCGTGCTGTGCGGCGACCAGGGCCGCCTCGTACCCGGCGGGTCCGCCGCCGAGGATCACGATGCGCGTCATGGGTGGACGTCCCTCCGTGGTGGTGCCTGTGCGTGGTGGTGCCGGGATGACCGGTCGGGTCCATCCTGCCCGTTCCGGACCCACCCGTCCGTGGCGACGTCGTCGACGACTCAGGTCGACCATTGACAACGAACGGCCCACTCCTGGCTACCCTGTGCGCCGTGCCGCTCTACGCCGCGTACGGGTCGAACATGGATCCCGCGCAGATGATGCAACGCGCGCCCCACTCGCCTGTCTCGGGCACCGGCTGGCTCGAGGGCTGGCGGATCACCTTCGGGGGCGAGGACCTCGGGTGGGAGGGCGCGCTCTCCACCGTCGTCGAGGACCCGTCGTCCCGGGTGTTCGTGGTGCTCTACGACGTGAGCCCGGACGACGTGGACGGGCTCGACCGCTGGGAGGGCGGCGAGCTCGGGATGCACAAGAAGCTGCGCCTGCGCATCCAGACCATGGACGGCCCGCAGCTCGCGTGGGTCTACGTGCTCGACGCCTACGAGGGCGGGCTGCCCTCCGCCCGCTACATCGGCGTGCTCTCCGACGCCGCCGAGGCCGCGGGGGCGCCGGACGACTACGTCCGGGCTCTCCGCGAGCGGCCCTGCAAGTCGGTGGGGCCGGGCTCCGCCTCGATGTAGGGCTTCCCGACGACGGGTCGGGGTCGGCTCGCGCGGCGAGGTCCACACCAGGCAGGTTCCGCGTCCTCGGAACCTGCCTCCCGTGAACCTCGCGACCGCCGCCCAATCCGCCCCGCCGCGAGACGCACACCAGGCAGCTTCCGCGGCCCGGAAAACGGCCCCACGTGAACCTCGCGGCGGTGCGGGGCTTACTTGTCCAGGCCCGCCCGACGCAGGGCGTCCGCCATCGCACCGCCCGCGGCCGGCCGCCGGTCGCGGCCCGGCTGGCCACCCTTGCCCGACTGGCCACCCTTCCCCTGCTGGCCAACCTTCCCCTGCTGGCCACCCTTGCCCGGCTGGCCGCCCCGACCCTGCTGACCCCCACGCTGCTGACCGCCACGGCCCTGCGACCCGCCGCGCTCCCGGCCGTCACCCTTGCCGCCGCCGCCCGGCTCGTCGTCCAGGCGCATGGTGAGCGAGATGCGCTTGCGGGGCACGTCGACCTCGAGCACCTTCACGCGCACCACGGCGCCCGGCCCGACCACGGCCCGCGGGTCGGACACGAACTCCTTCGACATCGCCGAGATGTGGACCAGGCCGTCCTGGTGCACGCCCACGTCGACGAACGCGCCGAACGCGGCCACGTTGGTGACCACGCCCTCCAGCACCATCCCGGGGTTCAGGTCGGTGATCTTCTCGACGCCCTCGGCGAACGTGGCGGTCTCGAAGGCCGGGCGCGGGTCGCGGCCCGGCTTGTCGAGCTCGGCGATGATGTCGGTGACAGTGGGGACGCCGAACGTGTCGTCGGTGAACTCGCGCGGGTCGAGCCGGCCCAGCAGCGAGGAGTTGCCCACCAGCGAGGCGACGTCCGTCCCCGTCTTCTCCACGATCCGCCGCACCACCGGGTAGGCCTCGGGGTGGACGCCCGACCGGTCGAGCGGGTCGGCGGCGTCGGGGATGCGGAGGAAGCCCGCGCACTGCTCGAACGCCTTGGCCCCGAGCCGCGGGACCTTCGTCAGCGCCTTCCGCGAGGCGAACGGGCCGTGCTCGTCGCGGAACCCGACGATCGTGGTGGCGAGCCCGGTCGAGATGCCGGAGACGCGACGGAGCAGTGGCGCGGAGGCCGTGTTCACGTCGACGCCGACGGCGTTCACGCAGTCCTCCACCACGCCGTCGAGCGAGCGGGAGAGCAGGCTGCCCGACACGTCGTGCTGGTACTGCCCGACGCCGATGGACTTCGGGTCGATCTTGACGAGCTCGGCCAGCGGGTCCTGCAGACGGCGGGCGATGGAGACGGCACCGCGGATCGACACGTCGAGGTCGGGCAGCTCCTTCGAGGCCTCCTCCGACGCCGAGTACACCGACGCACCCGCCTCGGACACCATCGCCGGGATCAACCCGGGCTGGGCCTTCGCGAGTTCGACGGCGAGCTTGTGCGTCTCCCGGCTGGCGGTGCCGTTGCCGATCGCGACCAGCTGGACGCCGTGCTGCTGCGCCAGCCGCCCGAGGGTGGCCAGGGACTGGTCCCACTGGTTGCGCGGCACGTGCGGGTAGATCGTGTCGTGCGCGACGACCTTGCCGGTGCCGTCGACGACCGCGACCTTCACCCCGGTGCGCAGGCCGGGGTCGAGCCCCATCGTCGGGCGGGCGCCGGCCGGGGCGGCGAGCAGCAGGTCACGCAGGTTTCCGGCGAACACGCCGACGGCGCCCTCCTCGGCCACCTCCCGCAGCCGCACCCGCAGGTCGACGGCGAGCCGCGACGAGATGCGGGTACGCCACGCCCACCGTGCGACGCCGAGCAACCACGCGTCGGCGGGACGGCCGCGGTCGGCGATGCCCGCGACGGAGGCGATCCGACCCTCGTAGACGGAGGTGTCGCCCTCGTCGTCGTGCGAGCACGGGTCGAACGTGAGCTGCAGGACCTCCTCGGTCTCGCCGCGCAGCAGGGCGAGGATCCGGTGCGAGGGCAGCCGTGTGAACGGCTCGTCGAAGGCGAAGTAGTCGGAGAACTTGGCCGCCTCGGCGTCCTCCTTCTTCCCCTCGCGCACGACGGCCGTGAGCCGCCCACGCGTCCACATCCGCTCGCGCAGCTCGCCCACGAGGTCGGCGTCCTCGGCGAGGCGCTCGACGAGGATCGCGCGGGCCCCCTCCAGCGCGGCGTCCGCGTCGGCCACGCCCTTCTCCGCGTCGACGAACGCGGCCGCGGCGGCCCGCGGGTCGACGGTCGGGTCGCCCAGCAGACCGTCGGCCAGCGGCTCCAGGCCGGCCTCGCGCGCGATCATCGCCTTCGTGCGGCGCTTCGGCTTGTAGGGCAGGTAGACGTCCTCGAGCCGGCTCTTGGTCTCGGCGCCCAGGAGCTGCGCGTGCAGCTCGTCGGTGAGCTTGCCCTGCTCGCGCACCGAGTCGATCACGGCCGTCCGCCGCTCCTCGAGCTCGCGCAGGTAGCCGAGGCGCTCGTGGAGCGTGCGCAGCTGCGCGTCGTCCAGCCCGCCGGTGGCCTCCTTGCGGTACCGGGCGACGAAGGGGACCGTCGCCCCGCCGTCGAGCAGCTCGATCGCGGACCGGACCTGCCCCTCGCCGACCGCCAACTCGGAGGCGATGCGGCTCGGGACGGGCGGCAGCGGCGCGGGCGCGGGAGCGGTCACGGGAGCCATCGTGCAACACCCCACCGACAGCCTCGCCGGGCCCCGCGACCCGGCGTCAGGAAGGCCTGTGGCAGGCGCGGCGACGATGCGGCGTCCCTGCCACTGGATGACAGCAACGACGCTTTCCTGCCACGCAGGAAGCTCAGCCCTCCAGCGAGAGCAGCGCCGCCTGCACCATGGTCCGCACGCCGACGGGCAGCGCCCGCTCGTCGAGCCGGAACGTGGGCTGGTGGATGTCGGACTGCGGGCCCTCGCCGGACCAGACGCCCAGGCGACCCATGGCGCCCGGCACGTGCTCGAGGTACCAGCCGAAGTCCTCGCCGCCCGACGACTGCTCGGTGTCGGTCGCCGCGCCCGGACCCACCGCGCGCTCGGCCGCCCGCACGAGCAGGTCGGCGGAGACGGCGTCGTTGACCACGGGCGGCACCCCGCGGCGGTGCTCCAGGACGTAACCGACCCCGGTCGGCGCGAGCAGCGCCGTCACGAGCTGGCGGACCAGCGGCTCGAGCTCGTTCCAGGTCTGGTGCTGGGCGGTGCGCAGCGTTCCGGACAGCGTGCCCACCTCGGGCACCGCGTTCGCGGCGTGCCCGGCGTCGACCTGCCCCCAGACGAGGACGGTGCCCGAGCGCGGGTCGATGCGGCGCGACAGCAGGTCCGGCAGGCCGGTGATGACGGTGCCGAGGGCGTGCACCAGGTCGGCGGTGAGGTGCGGCCGCGAGGT contains:
- a CDS encoding glycerol-3-phosphate dehydrogenase/oxidase — its product is MDAVTEPARLGPAERERSWDRLQNELFDVVVVGGGVVGVGAALDAATRGLSVALVEARDLAAGTSSRSSKLFHGGLRYLEQLDFGLVREALFERELNMTRLAPHLIKPVPFLYPLTHHVWERPYVTAGITLYDTMGGKSSLPKQKQLTRSGALRMAPALKRDALVGAVRYYDAQADDARHTMMVGRTAAQYGAVVRTSTQVVDFIHEVDRIAGVRVRDVETGRQTDVRAHVVVNCTGVWTDQMQHAAGTRGRFKVNASKGVHFLVARDKIPSDVGMILRTEKSVLFVIPWRNHWIVGTTDTTWRLDLAHPAATRHDIDYLLEHINAVLVTPLSHDDIEGVYAGLRPLLAGESEETSKLSREHAVSRVMPGMVSIAGGKYTTYRVMAKDALDLAVQDIPARVAPSITDRVPLIGADGYFALVNQAEHIGRQYDLHPHRVRHLLDRYGSLLHGLLAMTEDDPTLREPVPGSPDYLRVEIAYAVAYEGALHLDDVLTRRTRISIEYAHRGVDSAESVADQMAPLLGWSTETRDEEVRSYVERVEAERRSQTVESDEEADKLRLAAPDPRREQLEPLGTG
- a CDS encoding aquaporin, producing MTPVLSGGEIILWEFLGTAVLLLFGVGVVANVILPRSNQDGDTAPWVLIVIGWGVGVFAGASIANPTGGHINPAVTLGLAIAGKTPWAEVPFYLIGQFLGAFVGAGLAWLLYKLQFDHNREHNAETVGIFATNPPIKKPIWNLISETIATFVLLLFLLEAPYDSPANYAAVTALVVGIGAALGGPTGYAINPARDLGPRAAYAVLPIPGKGTADWGYSWVPIVGPFLGAALAALVALVLPASS
- the glpK gene encoding glycerol kinase GlpK, whose protein sequence is MTQYVAAIDQGTTSTRCMIFDHSGRVVAVDQLEHQQIFPRAGWVEHDAAEIWGNTRQVCGGALARADLDASSIAAVGITNQRETTVIWDKATGEPIYNAIVWQDTRTQEICDELGALGGGAERYRAKTGLPLATYFAGPKARWILDHVEGARERAERGELAFGTMDTWVLWNATGGSDGGLHVTDPTNASRTLLMNIDTLEWDPELCEEIGVPMAMLPEIRSSSESYGNIRARGTFRDVPVAGILGDQQAATFGQACLEVGEAKNTYGTGNFVLLNTGTEKVESKNGLLTTVCYKIGDQPQVYALEGSIAVTGSLVQWLRDNLGMISSAPEVEELAKSVDDNGGAYIVPAFSGLFAPYWRSDARGVVVGLTRFVNKGHLARAVLEATAFQTREVIDAMNADSGVPLTTLKVDGGMVGNEVLMQFQADLLGVEVVRPVVSETTALGAAYAAGLAVGFWESEQDIRDNWAQDKVWEPNMDPSERDRVYAEWKKAVTRTFDWA
- a CDS encoding NAD(P)H-quinone dehydrogenase; this encodes MTRIVILGGGPAGYEAALVAAQHEASVVLVEEDSVGGYCVAYDCVPSKTFIASAGVRAGFRRNADMGIEVEEEAVVDLPRVNSRVKGLALAQSGDIKATIQRAGVRVIDGRGRFRAAEDNSATHDIEITPSNGSATEVVTADVVLIATGASPRVLPDAVPDGKRILTWRQLYDLQELPEHLVVVGSGVTGAEFVSAYSELGVPVTLISSRDRVLPHEDPDAAATLEEVFTERGVTIEPRSRADKVVASAEGVRVTLSDGREVTGSHALMTVGSIPNTGDLGCDAVGLELRETGHITVDRVSRTSVPGVYAAGDCTGLLPLASVAAMQGRIAMWHALGEGVSPLRLKTVASAVFTRPEVATVGIGHKQVESGEFAAREVLLPLGTNPRAKMQGLDRGFVKIFCRPATGVVIGGVIVAPVASELVLPLAMAVQNNLTVDDLAHTFSIYPSLSGSVTEAGRRLMQHDDLD
- a CDS encoding gamma-glutamylcyclotransferase, encoding MPLYAAYGSNMDPAQMMQRAPHSPVSGTGWLEGWRITFGGEDLGWEGALSTVVEDPSSRVFVVLYDVSPDDVDGLDRWEGGELGMHKKLRLRIQTMDGPQLAWVYVLDAYEGGLPSARYIGVLSDAAEAAGAPDDYVRALRERPCKSVGPGSASM
- a CDS encoding Tex family protein; the encoded protein is MTAPAPAPLPPVPSRIASELAVGEGQVRSAIELLDGGATVPFVARYRKEATGGLDDAQLRTLHERLGYLRELEERRTAVIDSVREQGKLTDELHAQLLGAETKSRLEDVYLPYKPKRRTKAMIAREAGLEPLADGLLGDPTVDPRAAAAAFVDAEKGVADADAALEGARAILVERLAEDADLVGELRERMWTRGRLTAVVREGKKEDAEAAKFSDYFAFDEPFTRLPSHRILALLRGETEEVLQLTFDPCSHDDEGDTSVYEGRIASVAGIADRGRPADAWLLGVARWAWRTRISSRLAVDLRVRLREVAEEGAVGVFAGNLRDLLLAAPAGARPTMGLDPGLRTGVKVAVVDGTGKVVAHDTIYPHVPRNQWDQSLATLGRLAQQHGVQLVAIGNGTASRETHKLAVELAKAQPGLIPAMVSEAGASVYSASEEASKELPDLDVSIRGAVSIARRLQDPLAELVKIDPKSIGVGQYQHDVSGSLLSRSLDGVVEDCVNAVGVDVNTASAPLLRRVSGISTGLATTIVGFRDEHGPFASRKALTKVPRLGAKAFEQCAGFLRIPDAADPLDRSGVHPEAYPVVRRIVEKTGTDVASLVGNSSLLGRLDPREFTDDTFGVPTVTDIIAELDKPGRDPRPAFETATFAEGVEKITDLNPGMVLEGVVTNVAAFGAFVDVGVHQDGLVHISAMSKEFVSDPRAVVGPGAVVRVKVLEVDVPRKRISLTMRLDDEPGGGGKGDGRERGGSQGRGGQQRGGQQGRGGQPGKGGQQGKVGQQGKGGQSGKGGQPGRDRRPAAGGAMADALRRAGLDK